Proteins from a single region of Mus pahari chromosome 2, PAHARI_EIJ_v1.1, whole genome shotgun sequence:
- the Retsat gene encoding all-trans-retinol 13,14-reductase: MWITALLLAVLLLVVLHRVYVGLFAGSSPNPFAEDVKRPPKPLVTDKEARKKVLKQAFSVSRVPEKLDAVVIGSGIGGLAAAAVLAKAGKRVLVLEQHTKAGGCCHTFGENGLEFDTGIHYIGRMREGNTGRFILDQITEGQLDWTPMSSPFDVMILEGPNGRKEFPMYSGRKEYIQGLKKKFPKEEAVIDKYMELVKVVARGASHAVLLKFLPLPLTQFLSKFGLLTRFSPFCRASTQSLAEVLKQLGASRELQAVLSYIFPTYGVTPSHTTFSLHALLVDHYIQGAYYPRGGSSEIAFHTIPVIQRAGGAVLTRATVQSVLLDSAGRACGVSVKKGQELVNIYCPVVISNAGMFNTYQHLLPETVRHLPDVKKQLAMVKPGLSMLSIFICLKGTKEDLKLQSTNYYVYFDTDMDKAMERYISMPKEKAPEHIPLLFIAFPSSKDPTWEDRFPDRSTMTALLPIAFEWFEEWQEEPKGKRGIDYETLKNAFLDASMSVIMKLFPQLEGKVESVTGGSPLTNQYYLAAPRGATYGADHDLARLHPYAMASIRAQTPIPNLYLTGQDIFTCGLIGALQGALLCSSAILKRNLYSDLQALGSKVKAQKKKM, translated from the exons ATGTGGATCACTGCTCTGCTGCTGGccgtgctgctgctggtggtccTCCACAGGGTTTATGTGGGCCTTTTCGCCGGAAGTTCCCCGAACCCCTTCGCCGAAGATGTCAAGCGGCCGCCTAAACCCCTGGTGACCGACAAGGAGGCTAGGAAGAAAGTTCTCAAACAAG CCTTCTCAGTCAGCCGAGTACCGGAGAAGCTGGATGCAGTGGTGATCGGCAGCGGCATTGGGGGACTGGCCGCAGCGGCAGTTCTAGCTAAAGCTGGCAAGAGAGTCCTTGTGCTGGAACAACATACCAAGGCGGGTGGCTGTTGTCATACCTTTGGGGAAAATGGTCTTGAATTTGACACCG GAATTCATTATATTGGACGAATGCGGGAGGGCAACACTGGCCGTTTTATCTTGGACCAGATCACTGAAGGGCAACTGGACTGGACTCCCATGTCCTCTCCTTTTGACGTGATGATACTAGAAGGGCCCAATGGCCGAAAGGAGTTCCCCATGTACAGTGGGAGGAAAGAATACATCCAGGGCCTTAAGAAGAAATTCCCCAAGGAAGAAGCTGTCATTGACAAGTACATGGAGTTGGTTAAG GTGGTGGCCCGTGGAGCCTCTCATGCCGTCCTACTCAAGTTCCTCCCATTGCCCCTGACTCAGTTCCTCAGCAAGTTTGGGCTGCTGACTCGTTTCTCTCCATTCTGCCGAGCGTCTACGCAGAGCCTAGCGGAAGTCCTGAAGCAGCTTGGGGCTTCCCGTGAGCTTCAGGCTGTTCTCAGCTACATCTTCCCCACTTATG GAGTAACTCCCAGCCATACCACCTTTTCCTTGCACGCTCTGCTGGTTGACCACTACATACAAGGGGCATATTACCCCCGAGGAGGTTCCAGTGAGATCGCCTTCCATACCATCCCTGTGATTCAGCGGGCCGGGGGCGCTGTCCTCACCAGGGCCACTGTACAGAGTGTGCTGCTGGACTCAGCTGGGAGAGCGTGTG GTGTCAGTGTGAAGAAGGGACAAGAGCTGGTAAACATCTACTGCCCAGTTGTCATCTCCAATGCAGGAATGTTCAATACCTATCAGCACTTGTTGCCAGAGACTGTCCGCCATCTGCCAG ATGTGAAGAAGCAGCTGGCGATGGTAAAGCCTGGTTTGAGCATGCTCTCAATCTTCATCTGTCTGAAAGGCACCAAGGAGGACCTGAAGCTTCAGTCCACCAACTACTATGTTTATTTTGACACAGACATGGACAAAGC GATGGAGCGCTATATCTCTATGCCCAAGGAAAAGGCTCCAGAACACATCCCACTTCTCTTCATTGCCTTCCCATCAAGCAAGGATCCAACCTGGGAGGACCGATTCCCAG ACCGATCCACAATGACTGCGCTGCTACCCATTGCCTTTGAATGGTTCGAGGAGTGGCAGGAGGAGCCAAAGGGCAAGCGTGGTATTGACTATGAGACCCTCAAAAATGCCTTCCTGGACGCCTCTATGTCGGTGATCATGAAACTGTTCCCACAGCTGGAGGGCAAG GTGGAGAGTGTGACTGGGGGATCCCCACTGACCAACCAGTACTATCTGGCTGCACCCCGAGGAGCTACCTATGGGGCTGACCATGACCTGGCTCGGCTGCATCCTTATGCAATGGCTTCCATAAGAGCCCAAACCCCCATCCCCAACCTCTACCTGACAG GCCAAGATATCTTCACCTGTGGGCTGATAGGGGCCCTGCAGGGGGCCTTGCTGTGCAGCAGTGCCATCCTGAAACGGAACTTGTACTCAGATCTGCAGGCTCTTGGCTCAAAGGTCAAGGCACAGAAGAAGAAGATGTAG